The following are encoded in a window of Streptomyces sp. 11x1 genomic DNA:
- a CDS encoding TetR/AcrR family transcriptional regulator — MARLPSAERRRQLTEAAIRAMTRDGVPRTTTRSIAAEAGVSLSVFHYCFESKQELIESVITTITGHYVTLVREAIRPRDTLRETVRAGFQAYWDHVSAHPGEHMLTYELTQYALREPGFEHLARRQYEMYQVTYADLIEQLRRSMGFELTVPVPVLARYLAAMTDGLTLNFLVLGDDAAWTDILDTITEHVAGMVREEVRP, encoded by the coding sequence ATGGCACGCCTGCCGTCGGCCGAGCGGCGCAGACAGCTCACCGAGGCCGCGATCCGCGCGATGACCCGGGACGGCGTCCCCAGGACGACGACCCGGTCCATCGCGGCCGAGGCGGGCGTGTCACTGAGCGTCTTCCACTACTGCTTCGAGTCGAAGCAGGAACTGATCGAGTCCGTGATCACCACCATCACCGGGCACTACGTCACCCTCGTACGGGAGGCGATCCGGCCCCGGGACACCCTCAGGGAGACCGTCCGGGCCGGTTTCCAGGCCTACTGGGACCATGTCTCCGCCCACCCGGGCGAGCACATGCTGACCTACGAACTCACCCAGTACGCCCTGCGCGAGCCCGGCTTCGAACACCTGGCCCGGCGCCAGTACGAGATGTACCAGGTCACCTACGCCGACCTCATCGAACAGTTGCGCAGGTCGATGGGCTTCGAACTGACCGTGCCCGTACCGGTCCTGGCCCGTTACCTCGCCGCCATGACCGACGGCCTCACCCTGAACTTCCTGGTCCTCGGCGACGACGCGGCGTGGACGGACATCCTCGACACCATCACCGAGCACGTGGCCGGGATGGTGCGCGAGGAGGTCCGTCCCTAG
- a CDS encoding discoidin domain-containing protein, whose translation MTRTPRAHRSRRPLMVLALFLTTMGMLLSPSSSSAATAEWWLPTSRPSPDSQINVTGEPFKGTDAAGDVRGFVDAHNHLFSNEAFGGRLICGKVFSTSGIADALKDCPEHYPDGSLAIFDYITHGGDGKHDPVGYPTFKDWPAYDSMTHQANYYAWIERAWRGGQRVLVNDLVTNGMICSVYPFKDRSCDEMTSIRLQAKLTYDLQAYIDAQYGGTGKGWFRIVTDSAQAREVIKQGKLAVVLGVETSEPFGCKQILDIPQCSKEDIDKGLDELYDLGVRSMFLCHKFDNALCGVRFDEHGLGTAINVGQFLSTGTFWQTEKCKGPQKDNPIGGASTEAEEDLPAGTEVPEYDENAQCNVRGLTDLGEYAVQGMMKRKMMLEIDHMSVKATGQVLDMFEAASYPGVLSSHSWMDLNWTERVYSLGGFVAQYMHGSAEFSEEAKRTDALRAKYDVGYGFGTDFNGIGDHPAPRGANTSNPVTYPFRSVDGGSTIDRQTTGQRTWNYNTDGAAHVGMVPDWIEDIRLVGGQGVVDDLFKGAESYLGTWGASEAHRAGVNLAKGASATASSSESNPFTSYQPGRAVDGDGSTRWASDWSDSQWLQLDLGSSRVIKKVTLDWERAYGKAYRIEVSTDGSTWKTVWSTTSGDGGLDTAGFTAVPARYVRMLGTDRGTDWGYSLYEVGVYSG comes from the coding sequence ATGACCAGGACTCCACGCGCCCATCGCAGCCGCAGACCCCTCATGGTGCTGGCGCTGTTCCTGACCACGATGGGCATGCTGCTCAGCCCGTCGTCGAGTTCGGCCGCCACCGCCGAATGGTGGCTGCCCACCTCACGGCCGTCGCCCGACTCCCAGATCAACGTGACGGGCGAGCCGTTCAAGGGCACCGATGCGGCGGGGGACGTGCGCGGGTTCGTCGACGCGCACAACCACCTGTTCTCCAACGAGGCGTTCGGCGGCCGGCTCATCTGCGGCAAGGTGTTCTCGACGTCCGGTATCGCGGACGCGCTGAAGGACTGTCCCGAGCACTACCCTGACGGCTCCCTCGCGATCTTCGACTACATCACCCACGGCGGCGACGGCAAGCACGACCCGGTCGGCTACCCGACGTTCAAGGACTGGCCGGCGTACGACTCGATGACCCACCAGGCCAACTACTACGCCTGGATCGAGCGCGCCTGGCGCGGCGGCCAGCGGGTGCTGGTCAACGACCTGGTCACCAACGGGATGATCTGCTCGGTCTACCCGTTCAAGGACCGCAGCTGCGACGAGATGACCTCGATCCGGCTCCAGGCGAAGCTGACGTACGACCTCCAGGCGTACATCGACGCGCAGTACGGCGGCACCGGCAAGGGCTGGTTCCGGATCGTCACCGACAGCGCGCAGGCCCGTGAGGTGATCAAGCAGGGCAAGCTCGCCGTCGTCCTGGGCGTGGAGACCTCCGAGCCGTTCGGCTGCAAGCAGATCCTCGACATCCCGCAGTGCAGCAAGGAGGACATCGACAAGGGCCTCGACGAGCTGTACGACCTGGGTGTGCGCAGCATGTTCCTGTGCCACAAGTTCGACAACGCGCTGTGCGGCGTCCGCTTCGACGAGCACGGTCTCGGTACGGCGATCAACGTCGGCCAGTTCCTGTCGACGGGCACCTTCTGGCAGACGGAGAAGTGCAAGGGCCCGCAGAAGGACAACCCCATCGGTGGGGCGTCGACGGAGGCCGAGGAGGACCTGCCGGCGGGCACCGAGGTGCCGGAGTACGACGAGAACGCGCAGTGCAACGTACGGGGGCTGACCGATCTCGGTGAGTACGCCGTGCAGGGCATGATGAAGCGCAAGATGATGCTCGAGATCGACCACATGAGCGTCAAGGCCACCGGCCAGGTTCTGGACATGTTCGAGGCCGCGTCCTACCCGGGCGTGCTGTCCTCGCACAGCTGGATGGACCTGAACTGGACGGAGCGGGTCTACTCCCTCGGCGGTTTCGTCGCCCAGTACATGCACGGGTCGGCGGAGTTCAGCGAGGAGGCGAAGCGCACCGACGCGCTGCGGGCCAAGTACGACGTGGGCTACGGCTTCGGTACGGACTTCAACGGCATCGGTGACCACCCCGCCCCGCGCGGCGCGAACACCTCCAACCCGGTGACGTACCCCTTCAGGAGCGTCGACGGCGGCTCGACGATCGACAGGCAGACCACGGGTCAGCGCACCTGGAACTACAACACCGACGGTGCCGCCCATGTGGGCATGGTCCCGGACTGGATCGAGGACATCCGGCTCGTCGGCGGCCAGGGCGTGGTGGACGACCTCTTCAAGGGCGCCGAGTCCTACCTGGGCACCTGGGGTGCCTCCGAGGCCCACCGGGCGGGCGTGAACCTCGCCAAGGGTGCGTCGGCGACGGCCAGTTCGTCCGAGTCGAACCCCTTCACCAGCTACCAGCCCGGCCGGGCGGTGGACGGCGACGGCTCCACCCGCTGGGCGAGCGACTGGAGCGACAGCCAGTGGCTGCAGCTCGACCTCGGCTCCTCGCGCGTGATCAAGAAGGTCACGCTGGACTGGGAGCGGGCCTACGGCAAGGCATACCGGATCGAGGTCTCCACCGACGGCTCGACCTGGAAGACCGTATGGTCCACGACCTCCGGCGACGGCGGTCTGGACACGGCCGGGTTCACCGCCGTGCCGGCCAGATATGTTCGAATGCTCGGGACCGACCGCGGCACCGACTGGGGCTACTCCCTCTACGAGGTAGGCGTCTACAGCGGCTGA
- a CDS encoding cellulase family glycosylhydrolase has translation MRPTSSTQRRNPLGSLLAGLASLVALTLLGVLAPAVALAQPAPGVRATGLHISEGRLLEAGGNDFVMRGVNHAHTWYPNETQSLADVKALGANTVRVVLSDGHRWTKNSPADVANVVAQCKANRLICVLEVHDTTGYGEEAAAGTLDHAADYWIGLKGVLAGEEDYVIVNIGNEPWGNTNPEGWTAPTKAAVQKLRAAGFQHTIMVDAPNWGQDWQGVMRANAQSVYDADTTGNLIFSIHMYSVFDTAAEITDYLGAFVNAGLPLLIGEFGGPADQWGDPDEDTMMAAAEQLDLGYLAWSWSGNTDPILDLSIGFDPTRLSAWGRRIFNGANGIAQTAKEATVFGGGTPGDTQPPSTPGTPAASAVTATSATLSWTAATDNVGVTGYDIVRVSGSTETKLAASTTNSVTLTGLTADTAYTFAVYARDAAGNRSARSATVNVTTDEGGNTPAGNCSVTYRATNEWPGGFQGEIVIRNTGATAVSGWTLAFAFADGQKITNMWGGTAAQSGGAVSVRPASYTSTVPAAGSVTVGFTGSKGTTNTAPTAFTLNGASCAIS, from the coding sequence GTGAGACCGACAAGCAGCACCCAGCGCAGGAATCCCCTCGGCAGCCTCCTGGCCGGGCTCGCGAGCCTGGTCGCGCTCACCCTCCTCGGCGTCCTCGCCCCGGCCGTCGCCCTGGCACAGCCGGCCCCCGGCGTCCGGGCCACCGGCCTGCACATCAGCGAGGGCCGGCTGCTGGAGGCAGGCGGCAACGACTTCGTGATGCGCGGCGTCAACCACGCCCACACCTGGTACCCGAACGAGACGCAGTCGTTGGCCGACGTCAAGGCGCTGGGCGCCAACACCGTCCGCGTCGTCCTCTCCGACGGGCACCGCTGGACGAAGAACAGCCCGGCCGACGTGGCGAACGTCGTCGCCCAGTGCAAGGCCAACCGCCTCATCTGCGTCCTGGAGGTGCACGACACCACCGGATACGGCGAGGAGGCCGCCGCCGGCACGCTCGACCACGCTGCCGACTACTGGATCGGCCTCAAGGGCGTCCTCGCCGGCGAGGAGGACTACGTCATCGTCAACATCGGCAACGAGCCCTGGGGCAACACCAACCCCGAGGGCTGGACCGCCCCCACCAAGGCCGCCGTGCAGAAGCTGCGGGCCGCCGGCTTCCAGCACACGATCATGGTGGACGCGCCGAACTGGGGCCAGGACTGGCAGGGCGTCATGCGCGCCAACGCGCAGTCCGTGTACGACGCCGACACCACCGGCAACCTGATCTTCTCCATCCACATGTACAGCGTCTTCGACACGGCCGCCGAGATCACCGACTACCTGGGCGCCTTCGTGAACGCCGGACTGCCCCTGCTCATCGGTGAGTTCGGCGGACCCGCCGACCAGTGGGGCGACCCCGACGAGGACACCATGATGGCCGCCGCCGAGCAGCTCGACCTCGGCTATCTGGCCTGGTCCTGGAGCGGCAACACCGATCCGATCCTCGACCTGTCGATCGGCTTCGACCCGACGCGGCTCAGCGCCTGGGGCCGGCGCATCTTCAACGGCGCCAACGGCATCGCGCAGACGGCGAAGGAGGCCACGGTCTTCGGCGGCGGCACCCCCGGTGACACCCAGCCGCCGAGCACCCCCGGCACCCCGGCCGCCTCGGCGGTGACGGCGACCTCCGCCACGCTCTCCTGGACCGCCGCCACCGACAACGTCGGCGTCACCGGCTACGACATCGTCCGGGTGAGCGGCTCCACCGAGACGAAGCTCGCGGCCTCCACCACCAACTCCGTCACCCTCACCGGCCTCACCGCCGACACGGCGTACACCTTCGCCGTCTACGCCCGGGACGCCGCCGGGAACCGGTCGGCGCGCTCGGCGACCGTGAACGTCACCACGGACGAGGGCGGCAACACCCCCGCCGGGAACTGCTCCGTGACCTACCGGGCCACCAACGAGTGGCCGGGCGGCTTCCAGGGCGAGATCGTCATCCGCAACACGGGCGCCACCGCCGTCAGCGGCTGGACCCTGGCCTTCGCCTTCGCCGACGGGCAGAAGATCACCAACATGTGGGGCGGGACCGCCGCACAGAGCGGGGGTGCGGTGAGCGTGAGGCCCGCCTCCTACACCTCCACCGTCCCGGCCGCGGGATCCGTGACGGTCGGGTTCACCGGGAGCAAGGGCACGACCAACACCGCGCCGACGGCCTTCACGCTCAACGGGGCGAGCTGCGCGATCAGTTGA
- a CDS encoding glycoside hydrolase, protein MTPRHRIARALAATAPLVLGASLVSAPPASADTSAPVTSSAVTVRIDPSYRQQEFEGWGTSLVWFANATGNYPEPVRRRLVDMLFGEDGLGLTIARYNIGGGNAPDVRKDYMKAGATMDGFWKAPEGTTRQDMEWWDPNNPDHWDWDADSGQRWWVDQIKDKVDTWEAFSNSPPWFQTVSGYVSGGFDANTDQIRADRVDEFATYLVRVTEELEKRHGIDFDTIAPLNEPNTNYWGTQIGANGQPTGGRQEGAHAGPALQQKVVLALDKALQAAATDAEISAMDETNPTIFTQNWNAYDASARAAVLQLNVHTYGTGMRTSARDIAKGADKKLWMSEVEGTWGTGTDFTSMEPGLGIATRMVDDMRELEPSAWVFWQPIEDSIPQAAAGKNWGSIHVPFNCTATDTLETCPVRANSKFHTIRNFTHHIRPGDRFVKVDDPSSVAAVRKSGRAASVVHVNSGTTGRSVTLDLSRFGKVSSRATVTPVVTSADGALVEGTPVRVKDRAATLDVPAKSVTTFLVDGVSGVAKDAALVQPDHVYRLQGAQSGKSLTPSEDGTGVVIRTTDAASARQLWSVEKLTPGRDNRERYALTNAGTGGQLAVRDNQAVLEDPADGEVPAAAQWIMSTTGDGSWTFVNAATGRLVDVTGQSSADGAKVSTYTPTSAANQRWTVTDETVLRTERAEAFTVPGLRPKLPETVSPVYRDGARGSLPVVWELPSDRKWRKPGTVRVTGEATDALGRTHPAKVLVTVDTIASTLPGRAKTYAGGVPELPSTVVGVGRHGGRTTLPVRWDAVPEGAFDEAGVVTLTGSAEVVGGTTADATVRVQVTEATQSNIATDPKVSVGATYTESGYSAERLRNGTTAEKAWSNWRSGTKNPSDTITFGLPKARDLTRVVAHFHRDGTNVSFPERLTVQVQAAENGPWTDAGDPVAVGTEGTPVIDVPLDAGPVTGVRVVMTARQGGYITMGEIEVLAKSPGVSSDPAATAVEVDGRPIGAFDPDTTAYRVAADDPARAKVTATPRDPYATVTVDRVGRTTAVVTVKSEDGSRTRTYRITLVRR, encoded by the coding sequence GTGACCCCACGACATCGCATCGCCCGGGCCCTGGCAGCCACGGCCCCCCTGGTCCTCGGCGCGAGCCTCGTGTCCGCGCCCCCGGCGAGCGCGGACACGTCGGCCCCGGTGACGTCGAGCGCGGTCACCGTGCGGATCGACCCGTCGTACCGGCAGCAGGAGTTCGAGGGCTGGGGCACCAGCCTCGTCTGGTTCGCCAACGCCACGGGGAACTACCCGGAACCCGTCCGAAGACGGCTCGTCGACATGCTGTTCGGCGAGGACGGCCTCGGTCTCACCATCGCGCGCTACAACATCGGCGGCGGCAACGCCCCGGACGTCCGCAAGGACTACATGAAGGCCGGCGCGACCATGGACGGTTTCTGGAAGGCCCCCGAGGGCACCACCCGTCAGGACATGGAGTGGTGGGACCCGAACAACCCCGACCACTGGGACTGGGACGCCGACTCGGGCCAGCGCTGGTGGGTCGACCAGATCAAGGACAAGGTCGACACCTGGGAGGCGTTCAGCAACTCGCCGCCCTGGTTCCAGACCGTCAGCGGCTATGTCTCCGGCGGCTTCGACGCGAACACGGACCAGATCCGGGCCGACCGCGTCGACGAGTTCGCCACGTATCTGGTGCGCGTCACCGAGGAGTTGGAGAAGCGGCACGGCATCGACTTCGACACCATCGCGCCGCTGAACGAGCCCAACACCAACTACTGGGGCACCCAGATCGGCGCGAACGGCCAACCCACCGGAGGCCGCCAGGAGGGCGCGCACGCCGGCCCCGCGCTCCAGCAGAAGGTCGTCCTCGCGCTCGACAAGGCGCTCCAGGCAGCGGCGACCGACGCCGAGATCTCGGCGATGGACGAGACCAACCCCACGATCTTCACCCAGAACTGGAACGCGTACGACGCCTCCGCGCGGGCGGCGGTCCTCCAGCTGAACGTGCACACCTACGGCACCGGCATGCGCACCAGCGCCCGTGACATCGCCAAGGGCGCCGACAAGAAGCTCTGGATGAGCGAGGTCGAGGGCACCTGGGGCACCGGCACCGACTTCACGAGCATGGAACCGGGGCTCGGGATCGCGACCCGCATGGTCGACGACATGCGGGAACTGGAGCCCTCCGCCTGGGTGTTCTGGCAGCCGATCGAGGACTCGATCCCGCAGGCCGCCGCCGGCAAGAACTGGGGCAGCATCCATGTGCCGTTCAACTGCACGGCCACGGACACCCTGGAGACCTGCCCGGTCCGGGCCAACTCCAAGTTCCACACCATTCGCAACTTCACCCACCACATCCGTCCCGGCGACCGCTTCGTGAAGGTCGACGACCCCTCCAGCGTCGCCGCCGTCAGGAAGTCCGGCCGCGCGGCCTCCGTGGTCCACGTCAACAGCGGCACGACCGGGCGCTCGGTGACCCTGGACCTCTCGCGCTTCGGCAAGGTCTCCTCCCGCGCCACCGTCACCCCCGTCGTGACGAGCGCCGACGGGGCCCTCGTCGAGGGCACACCGGTCCGGGTGAAGGACCGTGCCGCCACCCTCGACGTGCCGGCCAAGTCCGTCACCACCTTCCTCGTCGACGGCGTCAGCGGGGTGGCGAAGGACGCCGCCCTCGTCCAGCCCGACCACGTGTACCGGCTCCAGGGCGCACAGAGCGGCAAGTCGCTGACCCCGTCGGAGGACGGCACCGGCGTCGTCATCCGCACCACCGACGCCGCGAGCGCCCGGCAGCTGTGGTCGGTGGAGAAGTTGACCCCCGGCCGCGACAACCGCGAGCGGTACGCCCTCACCAACGCCGGCACCGGCGGGCAGCTCGCGGTCCGTGACAACCAGGCCGTTCTGGAGGACCCGGCCGACGGCGAGGTCCCCGCGGCCGCCCAGTGGATCATGTCGACCACGGGCGACGGCAGTTGGACCTTCGTGAACGCCGCCACCGGCCGCCTCGTCGACGTCACCGGGCAGTCCTCGGCCGACGGCGCCAAGGTGTCGACGTACACCCCGACCTCCGCCGCCAACCAGCGCTGGACGGTGACCGACGAGACCGTGCTGCGCACCGAACGGGCCGAGGCGTTCACCGTCCCCGGGCTGCGGCCGAAGCTGCCGGAGACGGTGTCCCCGGTGTACCGGGACGGCGCCCGCGGCAGCCTGCCCGTCGTGTGGGAACTGCCGTCGGACCGGAAGTGGCGCAAGCCCGGGACGGTGCGGGTGACGGGTGAGGCGACCGACGCCCTCGGCAGGACGCACCCCGCGAAGGTCCTCGTCACCGTCGACACGATCGCCTCGACCCTGCCCGGCCGCGCCAAGACGTACGCGGGCGGCGTCCCGGAGCTGCCGTCCACGGTCGTCGGCGTCGGCCGGCACGGCGGCCGGACCACCCTCCCGGTGCGCTGGGACGCGGTACCCGAGGGGGCGTTCGACGAGGCGGGGGTGGTGACCTTGACGGGCAGCGCCGAGGTCGTCGGCGGCACCACCGCCGACGCCACCGTACGCGTCCAGGTCACCGAGGCGACGCAGAGCAACATCGCGACCGACCCGAAGGTCTCCGTGGGCGCCACCTACACCGAGAGCGGCTACTCCGCCGAGCGGCTGCGCAACGGCACCACTGCGGAGAAGGCCTGGTCCAACTGGCGGTCGGGCACCAAGAATCCGTCCGACACCATCACCTTCGGCCTCCCGAAGGCCCGCGACCTCACCCGGGTCGTCGCACACTTCCACCGGGACGGGACCAATGTCTCCTTCCCGGAGAGGCTGACGGTGCAGGTCCAGGCCGCGGAGAACGGGCCGTGGACCGACGCGGGCGACCCCGTCGCGGTCGGCACCGAGGGCACCCCGGTGATCGACGTCCCGCTCGACGCGGGCCCGGTGACCGGTGTGCGCGTGGTCATGACCGCGCGTCAGGGCGGCTACATCACCATGGGTGAGATCGAGGTGTTGGCCAAGAGCCCCGGCGTCTCCTCGGACCCCGCCGCCACCGCCGTCGAGGTCGACGGCCGGCCGATCGGGGCCTTCGACCCCGACACCACCGCCTACCGGGTGGCCGCCGACGACCCGGCCCGGGCGAAGGTCACCGCGACGCCGCGCGATCCGTACGCGACCGTCACGGTGGACCGCGTCGGCCGGACGACCGCCGTCGTCACGGTGAAGAGCGAGGACGGCTCACGGACCCGGACCTACCGGATCACGCTCGTACGGCGCTGA